In the Haliaeetus albicilla chromosome 7, bHalAlb1.1, whole genome shotgun sequence genome, one interval contains:
- the NKIRAS2 gene encoding NF-kappa-B inhibitor-interacting Ras-like protein 2 — MGKSCKVVVCGQASVGKTSILEQLLYGNHVVGSEMIETQEDIYVGSIETDRGVREQVRFYDTRGLRDGLELPKHCFSCTDGYVLVYSTDSKESFKRVELLKKEIDKSKDKKEVTIVVLGNKCDLQEQRRVDHDAAQHWAKGEKVKLWEVSVADRHTLIEPFIYLASKMTQPQSKSAFPLSRKNKGSGSMDG; from the exons ATGGGGAAGAGCTGCAAGGTGGTTGTGTGCGGCCAGGCCTCCGTCGGGAAAACGTCTATCCTGGAGCAGCTTCTGTACGGGAACCATGTGGTTG GATCCGAGATGATCGAGACCCAGGAGGACATTTACGTGGGCTCCATTGAGACAGACCGGGGGGTGCGCGAGCAGGTGCGCTTCTACGACACGCGGGGCCTGCGGGACGGCCTGGAGCTTCCCAAGCACTGCTTCTCCTGCACGGATGGCTACGTGCTGGTCTACAGCACTGACAGCAAGGAGTCCTTCAAGCGAGTGGAGCTCCTCAAGAAGGAGATTGACAAGtccaaagacaaaaaagag GTCACCATCGTGGTTTTGGGCAACAAGTGTGACCTGCAGGAGCAGCGCCGGGTGGACCATGACGCAGCCCAGCACTGGGCCAAGGGCGAGAAGGTGAAGCTGTGGGAGGTGTCTGTGGCTGACCGGCATACGCTGATCGAGCCATTCATCTACCTGGCTAGTAAGATGACGCAGCCACAAAGCAAGTCTGCTTTTCCCTTGAGTCGCAAGAACAAGGGCAGCGGATCCATGGATGGCTGA
- the DNAJC7 gene encoding dnaJ homolog subfamily C member 7: MAAAAECDVVMAAPEGLGEPESEETRREAESFKEQGNAYYAKKDYNEAYNYYTKAIDTCPNNASYYGNRAATLMMLGRFREALGDAQQSVRLDDSFVRGHLREGKCHLSLGNAMAASRCFQRVLELDHKNTQAQQELKNASTVLEYEKIAEVDFEKRDFRKVVFCMDRALEFAPACHRFKILKAECLALLGRYPEAQSVASDILRMDSTNADALYVRGLCLYYEDCIEKAVQFFVQALRMAPDHEKACLACRNAKALKAKKEDGNKAFKEGNYKLAYELYTEALGIDPNNIKTNAKLYCNRGTVNSKLRKLEEAIDDCTNAVKLDDTYIKAYLRRAQCYMDTEQYEDAVRDYEKVYQTEKTKEHKQLLKNAQVELKKSKRKDYYKILGVDKNASEDEIKKAYRKRALMHHPDRHSGASAEVQKEEEKKFKEVGEAFTILSDPKKKARYDSGQDLEEDGLNMGDFDANNIFKAFFGGPGGFSFEASGPGNFFFQFG, encoded by the exons atggcggcggcggccgagtGCGATGTGGTCATGGCGGCGCCCGAGGGACTCGGCGAGCCCGAGAGCGAGGAGACGCGGAG AGAAGCTGAATCATTCAAGGAACAAGGAAATGCATACTATGCCAAGAAAGATTACAATGAAGCATACAACTATTACACAAAAGCCATAG ATACCTGTCCTAATAATGCCAGTTATTATGGTAACAGAGCTGCCACACTCATGATGCTGGGGAGATTCCGAGAAGCACTGGGAGATGCTCAGCAGTCTGTCAGATTGGATGATAGCTTTGTAAGG GGCCATCTACGGGAAGGGAAATGCCATCTTTCCCTAGGGAATGCCATGGCTGCCAGCCGCTGCTTTCAACGAGTTTTAGAACTGGATCATAAGAATACTCAGGCACAGCAAGAG CTGAAGAACGCCAGTACTGTGCTTGAGTATGAAAAAATAGCTGAAGTGGATTTTGAGAAACGGGATTTCAGGAAG GTTGTGTTTTGCATGGATCGTGCTTTGGAGTTTGCTCCTGCTTGTCACCGATTCAAAATCCTCAAGGCTGAATGTTTAGCGTTATTGGGTCGCTACCCAGAAGCACAGTCTGTAGCAAG TGACATCTTACGAATGGACTCAACAAATGCAGACGCTCTGTATGTCCGTGGTCTCTGCCTTTATTATGAGGACTGTATTGAGAAAGCAGTGCAGTTTTTTGTCCAAGCACTCAGAATGGCTCCTGATCACGAGAAAGCATGTCTTGCCTGCCGT aatgcCAAAGCacttaaagcaaagaaagaagatgGGAATAAAGCATTCAAAGAAGGAAACTACAAACTAGCATATGAACTGTACACAGAGGCACTAGGAATAGATCCAAATAACataaaaacaaatgccaaaCTCTACTGCAACCGGGGAACAGTTAATTCAAAG CTTAGGAAACTTGAAGAAGCAATAGATGACTGCACAAATGCAGTAAAACTGGATGACACATATATCAAAGCATACTTGAGGAGAGCACAATG TTACATGGACACAGAACAATATGAAGATGCTGTAAGAGACTATGAAAAGGTTtatcagacagaaaaaacaaaag AACACAAGCAACTTCTAAAGAATGCACAGGTGGAACTGAAAAAGAGCAAACGGAAAGACTACTATAAAATCCTTGGGGTTGACAAAAATGCCTCTGAAGATGAGATCAAGAAGGCTTACAGGAAAAGAGCACTAATGCATCATCCAG ACCGACATAGTGGGGCAAGTGCAGAAGtacagaaggaagaggagaagaaatttAAGGAGGTTGGTGAAGCCTTTACCATCCTGTCAGATCCCAAGAAGAAGGCCCGCTACGACAGCGGGCAGGATCTAGAAGAGGATGGATTGAACATGGGAG ACTTTGATGCAAATAATATCTTCAAGGCCTTCTTTGGTGGGCCAGGTGGCTTCAGTTTTGAAG cttctgggcctggaaatttctttttccagtttggctaa
- the CNP gene encoding 2',3'-cyclic-nucleotide 3'-phosphodiesterase isoform X2 has protein sequence MSTQSAKERPESLQFPFLDDEDTISTVKESKTFFILRGLPGSGKSTLAQAIQDRYKDACKVISVDNYKITPLIRSAIPEEYSKVDDDLVDYCKRDISVIVLDDTHHERERLDQLFDIADKYRYKVIFAEPKTQWRMDCLQLKEKNQWKLSVEELKKMKPSLEKEFLPMYFGWFLSKRSSEILRKAGQAFLDELGSLKAFKKESKYFAYAIEDPKIKIDLTSYFVKRPPGVLHCTTKYTEFGKAAGAEEYAQQEAVKASYGKGFTLSISALFITTKTVGARVELSEQQLLLWPGDADKILPTDNLPKGSRAHITLGCANGVEAVQTGLDLLEFVKLEKAGNKGDEVGEIGGGKLLYFDNGMWMLSLSKKIDVKAIFSGYYGKGKLVPTQSTNKRGSAFSSCTII, from the exons atgtcTACTcaatcagcaaaagaaagaccCGAAAGCTTGCAGTTCCCCTTCCTTGACGATGAAGATACCATCTCTACAGTCAAAGAATCtaaaaccttttttattttaagagggCTGCCTGGCAGTGGGAAGTCCACTCTTGCCCAGGCTATTCAAGATAGGTATAAAGATGCCTGCAAGGTCATCTCTGTTGATAACTATAAAATAACACCTTTAATTAGAAGCGCCATTCCTGAAGAGTATTCAAAGGTGGATGACGATCTAGTTGACTATTGCAAACGAGATATCAGCGTTATCGTTTTGGATGACACTCACCATGAGAGGGAACGACTGGACCAACTCTTTGATATTGCTGACAAATACCGGTACAAAGTCATCTTTGCCGAGCCCAAAACCCAGTGGCGAATGGATTGCTTgcagctgaaggaaaagaatCAATGGAAACTGTCAGTGGAAGAGCTGAAGAAGATGAAGCCGAGCTTGGAGAAGGAATTCCTACCCATGTATTTTGGGTGGTTTTTGAGCAAAAGAAGTTCAGAGATCCTGAGGAAGGCTGGCCAGGCCTTCTTAGATGAGCTTGGGAGTCTCAAAGCCTTCAAAAAGGAGAGTAAATACT TTGCTTATGCTATTGAAGatcccaaaataaaaatagatctCACCAGCTACTTTGTGAAGAGGCCGCCTGGGGTCTTACACTGCACCACAAAATACACCGAGTTTGGAAAAGCAGCTGGAGCCGAGGAATACGCACAGCAAGAA gCTGTGAAGGCTTCCTACGGCAAAGGCTTCACCTTGTCCATCTCCGCTCTGTTCATCACAACAAAAACTGTTGGCGCTCGCGTAGAGCTGAGTGAACAGCAACTGCTGCTGTGGCCTGGAGATGCTGATAAAATCCTGCCCACCGACAACCTCCCAAAAGGCAGCCGGGCTCACATCACCCTTGGCTGTGCCAACGGCGTCGAAGCAGTCCAGACTGGGCTTGATCTGCTGGAGTTTGTGAAACTGGAAAAGGCAGGGAACAAAGGGGATGAAGTGGGGGAAATTGGAGGAGggaaactgctgtattttgatAACGGTATGTGGATGCTCAGCCTTTCTAAAAAGATCGATGTGAAGGCAATATTCTCAGGTTactatggaaaaggaaaacttgtGCCAACACAGAGCACCAACAAACGGGGCTCTGCTTTTAGTTCCTGCACCATCATCTAG
- the CNP gene encoding 2',3'-cyclic-nucleotide 3'-phosphodiesterase isoform X1, with translation MNRGFSKKSHTFLPKIFRKMSTQSAKERPESLQFPFLDDEDTISTVKESKTFFILRGLPGSGKSTLAQAIQDRYKDACKVISVDNYKITPLIRSAIPEEYSKVDDDLVDYCKRDISVIVLDDTHHERERLDQLFDIADKYRYKVIFAEPKTQWRMDCLQLKEKNQWKLSVEELKKMKPSLEKEFLPMYFGWFLSKRSSEILRKAGQAFLDELGSLKAFKKESKYFAYAIEDPKIKIDLTSYFVKRPPGVLHCTTKYTEFGKAAGAEEYAQQEAVKASYGKGFTLSISALFITTKTVGARVELSEQQLLLWPGDADKILPTDNLPKGSRAHITLGCANGVEAVQTGLDLLEFVKLEKAGNKGDEVGEIGGGKLLYFDNGMWMLSLSKKIDVKAIFSGYYGKGKLVPTQSTNKRGSAFSSCTII, from the exons AACAGAGGCTTCTCAAAGAAGAGTCACACATTCCTGcctaaaatatttagaaaaatgtcTACTcaatcagcaaaagaaagaccCGAAAGCTTGCAGTTCCCCTTCCTTGACGATGAAGATACCATCTCTACAGTCAAAGAATCtaaaaccttttttattttaagagggCTGCCTGGCAGTGGGAAGTCCACTCTTGCCCAGGCTATTCAAGATAGGTATAAAGATGCCTGCAAGGTCATCTCTGTTGATAACTATAAAATAACACCTTTAATTAGAAGCGCCATTCCTGAAGAGTATTCAAAGGTGGATGACGATCTAGTTGACTATTGCAAACGAGATATCAGCGTTATCGTTTTGGATGACACTCACCATGAGAGGGAACGACTGGACCAACTCTTTGATATTGCTGACAAATACCGGTACAAAGTCATCTTTGCCGAGCCCAAAACCCAGTGGCGAATGGATTGCTTgcagctgaaggaaaagaatCAATGGAAACTGTCAGTGGAAGAGCTGAAGAAGATGAAGCCGAGCTTGGAGAAGGAATTCCTACCCATGTATTTTGGGTGGTTTTTGAGCAAAAGAAGTTCAGAGATCCTGAGGAAGGCTGGCCAGGCCTTCTTAGATGAGCTTGGGAGTCTCAAAGCCTTCAAAAAGGAGAGTAAATACT TTGCTTATGCTATTGAAGatcccaaaataaaaatagatctCACCAGCTACTTTGTGAAGAGGCCGCCTGGGGTCTTACACTGCACCACAAAATACACCGAGTTTGGAAAAGCAGCTGGAGCCGAGGAATACGCACAGCAAGAA gCTGTGAAGGCTTCCTACGGCAAAGGCTTCACCTTGTCCATCTCCGCTCTGTTCATCACAACAAAAACTGTTGGCGCTCGCGTAGAGCTGAGTGAACAGCAACTGCTGCTGTGGCCTGGAGATGCTGATAAAATCCTGCCCACCGACAACCTCCCAAAAGGCAGCCGGGCTCACATCACCCTTGGCTGTGCCAACGGCGTCGAAGCAGTCCAGACTGGGCTTGATCTGCTGGAGTTTGTGAAACTGGAAAAGGCAGGGAACAAAGGGGATGAAGTGGGGGAAATTGGAGGAGggaaactgctgtattttgatAACGGTATGTGGATGCTCAGCCTTTCTAAAAAGATCGATGTGAAGGCAATATTCTCAGGTTactatggaaaaggaaaacttgtGCCAACACAGAGCACCAACAAACGGGGCTCTGCTTTTAGTTCCTGCACCATCATCTAG